The following proteins are co-located in the Spirosoma montaniterrae genome:
- a CDS encoding ABC transporter encodes MAATASSEPTPTPTQRLFRLLSNDKKDIGYVYLYAIVTGLISLSLPLGIQAVFNLVSGGLVFSSVYLLIGLVILGVLVTGLLLVGQITLVEILQQRIFAKAAFEFTYRLPRIRPDAFSGYYPPELMNRFFDVLTIQKGLPKLLIDLTAAAVQIIFGIILLSAYHPVFIGFGAFTILVIYMICRIYGPGGIKTSLNESKYKYKVVAWLEDMARDLSVYRHHQGHDSADLLEPIDKMDELVAGYINYRKAHFSVLKRFFYSGVAFKTLITGGLLIVGTSLVVGREMSLGQFVAAELIIVLITSSVDKLISGIDTVFDMLTAVEKIGYVTDMPLEMSDE; translated from the coding sequence ATGGCTGCTACAGCTTCCTCAGAACCAACACCAACACCGACTCAACGCTTGTTTCGGTTGTTGAGCAACGATAAAAAAGACATTGGGTATGTGTATCTTTACGCTATTGTAACGGGGCTGATTAGCCTGTCGTTGCCACTTGGAATTCAGGCCGTTTTCAACTTAGTGTCGGGCGGTTTGGTATTTAGTTCAGTCTATTTGCTGATTGGGCTGGTTATTCTGGGCGTACTCGTTACGGGCCTGTTGCTGGTTGGGCAAATTACCTTAGTCGAAATATTGCAGCAACGTATTTTTGCCAAAGCTGCTTTCGAGTTTACATACCGCCTGCCCCGCATCCGCCCCGATGCGTTTTCGGGCTATTACCCGCCCGAACTGATGAACCGTTTTTTCGACGTGCTGACCATTCAGAAGGGCTTGCCCAAACTACTGATCGATTTGACGGCTGCGGCAGTACAGATTATTTTCGGCATTATCCTGTTATCGGCCTACCATCCCGTATTTATCGGTTTTGGTGCCTTCACGATTTTAGTCATATACATGATTTGCCGTATTTATGGGCCGGGTGGTATCAAAACCAGTCTCAACGAATCGAAATATAAGTACAAAGTGGTAGCCTGGCTCGAAGACATGGCCCGCGACCTGTCGGTGTATCGGCACCATCAGGGGCATGACTCTGCCGATCTGCTCGAACCCATCGATAAAATGGATGAACTGGTAGCGGGGTACATCAATTACCGGAAGGCACACTTCAGTGTATTGAAACGCTTCTTTTACAGCGGTGTAGCCTTCAAAACACTTATTACGGGTGGTTTGCTCATTGTGGGCACATCGCTGGTGGTAGGTCGTGAGATGTCGTTGGGGCAGTTTGTAGCGGCTGAACTGATTATTGTTTTGATTACCAGTTCGGTCGATAAGTTGATCTCAGGGATAGATACGGTTTTTGACATGCTTACGGCGGTCGAGAAAATTGGCTACGTAACAGACATGCCACTGGAAATGAGTGATGAGTGA
- a CDS encoding TetR/AcrR family transcriptional regulator yields MEYSVHVRMNERLFLRDPEGSDLGRRIVRQGILLFDEVGFEEATFRKLADRMGTKEASIYRYFENKHRLLVYLIAWYWQWLDFQLVFQTNNLNDPADKLEKLLNLLLLTDIDQPLSDDIDVRALHNIVVREASKAYLTRHVTEDNRQQLFKPYKDLCTRIADIILAYRPDYPYARSRASSLIETAHYQTFFMDNLPSLTDFGNPKDEKKLFDFVRHLLFSSLESPVFVE; encoded by the coding sequence ATGGAATATTCGGTACACGTGCGCATGAATGAGCGGCTGTTTCTGCGCGATCCCGAAGGGTCTGATCTCGGACGGCGCATCGTTCGGCAGGGAATTTTATTATTTGATGAGGTTGGTTTTGAAGAAGCTACCTTCAGAAAATTAGCCGACCGCATGGGTACTAAGGAAGCCAGCATTTACAGGTATTTTGAAAATAAGCATCGGCTATTGGTGTACCTGATTGCCTGGTATTGGCAGTGGCTTGATTTTCAGTTGGTTTTTCAGACCAATAACCTCAACGACCCGGCTGATAAGTTAGAAAAACTGCTGAACCTGCTGTTGCTCACTGACATCGACCAGCCGCTGAGCGACGACATCGACGTGCGGGCCTTGCATAATATCGTTGTACGCGAGGCCAGCAAAGCCTACCTGACCCGGCACGTTACAGAAGACAACCGGCAGCAGCTCTTCAAACCTTATAAAGACCTTTGTACTCGCATTGCCGACATCATTCTGGCCTATCGACCCGATTATCCGTATGCTCGTTCGCGAGCCAGTTCACTCATTGAAACGGCCCATTATCAAACATTCTTCATGGATAACCTGCCTTCACTTACCGATTTTGGCAACCCGAAAGATGAGAAAAAACTCTTCGACTTTGTGCGGCATCTGCTGTTTTCGTCATTAGAGTCTCCGGTTTTCGTGGAGTAG
- a CDS encoding efflux RND transporter periplasmic adaptor subunit — translation MKRWIAIGLVILVVGGIIVYNKVLHPAPGSTPGGGGSRSEGAKGGSGGGPGGGGPANVNGFVVVSQRLREDVVASGSLLAAEQVDIYPEISARITQLNIREGQPVAKGALLVKLFDADLRAQLLKLQAQADNARRTEERNKQLLARGGISQQEYDIVTTNLRSSLADIELVKANLQRTEIRAPFAGVIGLRNVSSGAVVSPNTLIARLQQTSSLKLDFSIPEKYGPAVRTGSSVSFLVDGAAKPSQGVVYAIEPGVEEQTRNLRIRARVNNTSLGYRPGTFARVTLTIQNEQSLVVPTQAVIPQTRTNQVIVVKNGKAQFKDVTTGLRTAGVIQILSGLAVGDTVATTGLLFLKPDAPVKIGRVITLSGSGPKIASN, via the coding sequence GTGAAAAGGTGGATTGCTATCGGTCTCGTCATTCTTGTAGTGGGGGGGATTATTGTGTACAATAAAGTATTACACCCCGCACCAGGGTCTACACCGGGTGGTGGCGGTTCACGAAGTGAAGGTGCCAAAGGAGGTTCTGGTGGGGGCCCGGGTGGTGGTGGCCCGGCTAATGTCAATGGCTTCGTGGTCGTGTCGCAGCGGCTGCGCGAAGACGTAGTTGCCAGTGGTTCGCTGCTGGCTGCCGAGCAGGTCGACATTTACCCAGAAATTTCGGCACGCATCACCCAACTCAACATTCGCGAAGGCCAGCCCGTTGCCAAAGGCGCATTACTGGTGAAGCTATTCGATGCCGACCTGCGGGCGCAACTCCTCAAACTACAGGCGCAGGCTGATAACGCCCGCCGTACCGAAGAACGAAACAAACAACTGCTGGCGCGGGGTGGTATCAGCCAACAGGAATATGATATTGTAACGACCAACCTGCGGTCGTCGCTGGCCGACATTGAGTTGGTCAAAGCCAATTTGCAGCGCACCGAAATTCGCGCACCTTTTGCGGGTGTTATTGGTCTGCGTAATGTAAGTTCAGGGGCGGTTGTTTCGCCCAACACGCTGATTGCCCGCCTACAGCAAACATCGTCGCTTAAACTTGACTTTTCAATTCCAGAAAAATACGGCCCGGCGGTACGCACTGGCAGCAGCGTTTCGTTTTTAGTTGACGGAGCCGCTAAGCCAAGTCAGGGCGTGGTCTATGCCATTGAACCCGGTGTAGAAGAGCAAACCCGCAACCTGCGCATCCGGGCACGGGTCAACAATACGTCGCTGGGATACAGACCCGGCACGTTTGCCCGCGTCACGCTCACCATTCAGAATGAGCAGAGTTTGGTTGTGCCCACACAGGCGGTTATCCCCCAAACCCGTACCAATCAGGTGATTGTGGTGAAAAATGGGAAAGCGCAGTTTAAAGACGTTACAACGGGGCTGCGTACAGCGGGGGTGATTCAGATTTTGTCGGGCCTCGCTGTGGGCGATACCGTAGCTACCACCGGACTATTATTCCTGAAACCCGACGCACCGGTGAAAATCGGCAGAGTGATCACTTTATCCGGCAGTGGGCCAAAAATAGCCAGTAACTAA
- a CDS encoding efflux RND transporter permease subunit, translating to MSLPELSLNRPVFAMVMSIVIVLFGVIGFTFLGVREYPAIDPPVITVRTNYTGANPDIIESQITEPIEKSLNSIEGIRTISSNSSLGASTITVEFNLDADLERAANDVRDKVAQAQRLLPQDVDAPPVVTKADANSDPIIFMTVQSTSRNATQLSDYAENVLQERVQTIPGVSQVNIYGLKRQAMRLWIDPIKLSAYRLTTQDIQNALNAQNVELPGGKVYGNATELTVKAVGRLVSEDDFNNLILRQTSNQIVRFKNVGYATLGAENEETISKQNGAVGVILVLIPQPGANYVSIADEFYKRFDQLKKDLPDDIITGVGIDRSIFIRRAIEEVGETLIISFILVVLVIYFFFRDWLIAFRPLIDIPVSLIGAFFIMYMADFSINVLTLLGIVLATGLVVDDGIVVTENIFKKIEEGMDTKQAAKEGSNEIFFAVLATSITLAIVFLPIIFLEGFVGRLFREFGIVVAGAVLISAFVSLTLTPVLSVKLTSKDHGKGSWFYKKTEPFFQWLDRSYRNSLGGFMRKRVWALVMIGACIAMIVGVGSLLKSELAPLEDRSRTRLVITSPEGTSYEAQAGLTDRVMQFVLDSVPETKLAFSVVAPGFTGSGAVNSSFVIVNMSDPSERTRSQQMIVDYLNKNMRKFNEARIFATQDQTIQVGRGGGLPVQFVIQNLNFEKLREKLPTFLEEVQKDPTFQNSDVDLKFNKPELNITIDREKATNLGISVQDVAQTLQLALSNRRLAYFLMNGKQYQVIGQVDRADRDAPVDLASFYVRSNQGELIQLDNLVKFSEVSSPPQVFHYNRFKSATVSAGLAPGKTIGDGVTAMQAIAARTLDESFQTALSGPSRDYAESSSNTLFAFGLALILVYLVLAAQFDSFVDPFIIMITVPLALAGAVFSLWMFNQTLNIFSQIGIIMLVGLVTKNGILIVEFANEQRLLGKNKFDAVREAAAMRLRPILMTTLVAAFGALPLALALGSASKSRIPLGIVIVGGLLFSLVLTLYVVPVIYTYLSRRKDVEKRPSPQPEGRPTGDTTKPEEMEVRV from the coding sequence ATGTCTCTCCCCGAACTTAGTCTCAACCGACCCGTTTTCGCGATGGTGATGTCTATCGTGATTGTGCTGTTCGGCGTTATCGGATTTACATTTCTCGGCGTTCGGGAATACCCCGCCATCGACCCGCCAGTTATTACGGTGCGGACCAACTACACGGGTGCTAACCCTGATATTATCGAGTCGCAGATTACGGAACCCATCGAGAAGTCGCTGAATAGTATAGAAGGCATCCGTACCATTTCCTCGAACAGTTCGCTGGGAGCGAGCACCATCACGGTTGAGTTTAACCTCGACGCCGATCTCGAACGAGCCGCCAACGACGTGCGCGACAAGGTGGCGCAGGCTCAGCGACTGCTGCCGCAGGACGTTGATGCCCCCCCGGTAGTGACAAAGGCCGACGCCAACTCGGACCCCATCATTTTTATGACCGTTCAGAGTACTTCCCGCAACGCCACACAACTCTCGGACTATGCCGAAAACGTGTTGCAGGAACGCGTACAAACCATTCCGGGCGTTAGTCAGGTAAATATTTACGGGCTGAAACGTCAGGCCATGCGGCTCTGGATCGACCCCATCAAATTGTCGGCCTACCGCCTGACAACCCAGGATATTCAGAATGCGCTGAACGCACAGAACGTGGAACTGCCGGGCGGTAAAGTATACGGCAACGCTACCGAGCTGACCGTGAAAGCGGTGGGGCGGCTCGTATCGGAAGACGACTTCAACAACCTTATTCTACGCCAGACCAGCAACCAGATTGTGCGGTTTAAAAACGTTGGTTACGCCACGCTGGGGGCCGAAAATGAAGAAACCATCTCGAAGCAAAATGGGGCTGTGGGTGTGATTTTGGTGCTGATTCCGCAGCCGGGAGCCAACTACGTGAGCATTGCCGATGAGTTCTACAAACGATTCGATCAACTCAAAAAAGACCTCCCCGACGATATTATTACCGGTGTCGGCATCGACCGGTCTATCTTCATTCGGAGGGCCATCGAAGAAGTGGGCGAAACGCTCATTATTTCGTTCATACTGGTTGTGCTGGTCATTTATTTCTTTTTCCGCGACTGGCTTATTGCCTTCCGCCCGCTCATCGATATTCCGGTGTCGCTGATTGGTGCGTTCTTCATTATGTACATGGCCGACTTTAGTATCAACGTGCTGACATTGCTGGGAATCGTGCTGGCAACCGGGCTTGTGGTAGACGACGGCATTGTAGTGACAGAGAACATCTTCAAGAAGATTGAAGAAGGCATGGACACCAAACAGGCGGCTAAAGAAGGCTCGAACGAGATTTTCTTTGCCGTACTGGCTACGTCGATTACGCTCGCCATTGTGTTTCTGCCCATTATCTTCCTCGAAGGGTTCGTGGGGCGACTATTCCGCGAGTTTGGCATTGTGGTGGCTGGTGCCGTACTGATTTCGGCCTTCGTTTCGCTCACGCTAACGCCCGTATTGAGCGTGAAACTAACCTCGAAAGACCACGGCAAGGGGAGTTGGTTCTACAAAAAAACCGAACCGTTTTTTCAGTGGCTCGACCGTTCGTATCGCAATTCGCTCGGCGGTTTCATGCGCAAACGAGTCTGGGCACTGGTAATGATTGGTGCCTGTATTGCTATGATCGTTGGCGTTGGATCCCTGTTAAAGTCAGAACTGGCCCCGCTCGAAGACCGTAGCCGAACACGTCTGGTCATTACCTCGCCCGAAGGTACAAGCTACGAAGCACAGGCTGGCCTGACCGACCGGGTGATGCAGTTCGTACTCGATTCTGTTCCTGAAACTAAACTGGCCTTCAGTGTAGTAGCACCGGGTTTTACAGGGTCAGGAGCCGTGAATAGTTCGTTTGTAATCGTAAACATGAGCGACCCGTCGGAGCGGACACGGTCGCAGCAAATGATTGTCGATTACCTGAACAAGAACATGCGGAAATTTAACGAAGCCCGCATCTTCGCTACCCAGGATCAGACCATTCAGGTAGGCCGGGGCGGTGGTTTGCCCGTGCAGTTCGTGATTCAGAACCTGAACTTCGAGAAGTTGCGCGAGAAATTACCCACGTTTCTGGAAGAGGTGCAGAAAGACCCCACCTTCCAGAACTCAGACGTTGATCTGAAATTCAATAAACCTGAACTGAACATCACCATCGACCGGGAAAAAGCTACCAACCTCGGCATATCGGTGCAGGACGTGGCACAGACGCTGCAACTTGCGCTGAGCAACCGGCGGCTGGCCTACTTCCTGATGAACGGCAAGCAGTATCAGGTAATTGGGCAGGTCGACCGCGCCGACCGCGACGCTCCTGTTGATCTGGCGTCGTTCTACGTGCGCTCGAATCAGGGCGAACTGATTCAGTTGGATAACCTCGTAAAATTTTCGGAGGTGAGCAGCCCCCCGCAGGTTTTCCACTACAATCGCTTCAAATCGGCAACGGTGTCGGCGGGGCTGGCTCCCGGCAAAACCATTGGCGATGGCGTAACGGCGATGCAGGCCATTGCTGCCCGCACGTTAGACGAAAGTTTCCAGACGGCCCTCTCCGGCCCCTCACGCGACTACGCCGAAAGTTCTTCCAACACGCTGTTTGCCTTCGGACTGGCCCTGATTTTAGTGTATTTGGTACTGGCCGCGCAATTCGATTCGTTCGTTGATCCCTTTATCATCATGATTACCGTACCGCTGGCGTTGGCCGGGGCTGTGTTCTCGCTCTGGATGTTCAACCAGACGCTGAACATTTTCAGCCAGATTGGTATCATTATGCTGGTGGGCTTAGTCACGAAAAACGGGATTCTGATCGTTGAATTTGCCAACGAACAGCGACTGCTGGGTAAAAACAAGTTTGACGCTGTGCGTGAAGCTGCCGCCATGCGCCTTCGCCCAATCTTGATGACCACGCTCGTAGCCGCCTTTGGTGCGCTGCCACTGGCTCTCGCGCTGGGTTCGGCCTCGAAAAGCCGGATTCCGCTTGGTATCGTCATCGTAGGCGGATTACTGTTCTCACTCGTGCTGACGCTCTACGTCGTGCCGGTAATTTACACGTACCTGAGCCGCCGAAAAGACGTTGAAAAACGCCCCTCGCCCCAACCCGAAGGCCGCCCAACCGGCGACACGACGAAGCCCGAAGAAATGGAAGTACGGGTATAG
- a CDS encoding RNA polymerase sigma factor — protein sequence MLFRKSPSFSETDLPGVIRACRANDPRAQRTLFKQFFGYAKSICLRYTASVEEAEDVLNEGFLKAFQNLNNYDENLPFKAWLRTILVNTAISHYRKNQRHEQQTSSLETGEQVAFNESVVDAIAAEEILALVQQLTPTYRTVFMMHVVDGYSLHEIAELLELNEATVRSNYARARQKLQVLIKQTDTYLLKNGPEAPRYYEY from the coding sequence TTGCTATTCAGAAAGTCTCCCTCCTTCTCGGAAACCGACCTGCCCGGCGTTATTCGCGCTTGCCGGGCCAACGACCCGCGTGCGCAGCGAACGCTTTTCAAACAATTTTTCGGGTATGCCAAAAGCATCTGTCTGCGCTATACGGCCAGCGTTGAAGAGGCCGAAGACGTGCTGAATGAAGGATTTTTAAAAGCGTTTCAAAACCTCAATAACTACGACGAAAATTTACCGTTCAAAGCATGGCTGCGCACCATTCTGGTGAATACGGCCATAAGTCACTACCGCAAAAACCAGCGTCACGAGCAGCAAACCTCATCGCTCGAAACGGGCGAACAGGTAGCGTTTAATGAAAGCGTAGTTGATGCGATAGCCGCCGAAGAAATTCTGGCGTTGGTGCAGCAGCTAACACCAACCTACCGAACCGTGTTTATGATGCACGTGGTAGATGGCTACAGCCTGCACGAAATAGCCGAACTGCTCGAACTCAATGAAGCTACGGTGCGCTCAAACTATGCCCGCGCCCGGCAAAAATTGCAGGTACTCATCAAACAAACGGACACCTATCTACTCAAGAACGGCCCTGAGGCCCCACGCTATTATGAATATTGA
- a CDS encoding PQQ-dependent sugar dehydrogenase, giving the protein MRASPFFCLALVATLLACGQKKDENATGASVQTTAQPLELPAPYATKSSTKFSKVVGWPDGKTPQAPAGFSVTEYARDLESPRWIYVAPNGDVFVAESNTERKGVKKVVSAVTGRNKSERSGESANRITLLRDTNNDGKPDQRETFLTGLNQPFGMLVLGNNFYVANTDALLMFPYKAGQTKMTSAGKKILDLPAGGYNNHWTRNLLASPDGKKIYVSVGSGSNVGENGMEHEVRRACILEINPDGTGERIYASGLRNPVGMDWHPGTQTLYTAVNERDELGDDLVPDYLTSVKSGAFYGWPYSYFGPNEDPRRKGERPDLVKKAVMPDVPLGAHTASLGLAFYDSKTFPEKYRNGAFIGQHGSWNRSEFSGYKVVFVPFSDGKPGKPEDFLTGFVAGQDKDVHGRPVGVTVASDGSMLVADDAAGRIWRVSAQ; this is encoded by the coding sequence ATGAGAGCAAGTCCCTTCTTTTGTTTAGCTCTGGTTGCTACGCTGCTGGCCTGTGGTCAGAAAAAAGACGAAAATGCGACGGGTGCTTCGGTGCAAACAACGGCCCAGCCGCTCGAACTGCCTGCGCCCTATGCCACGAAATCATCGACAAAGTTCAGCAAGGTTGTTGGCTGGCCCGATGGTAAAACGCCCCAGGCTCCGGCGGGCTTTAGCGTGACCGAATACGCCCGTGATCTGGAAAGCCCGCGCTGGATTTACGTGGCTCCCAACGGCGACGTGTTTGTGGCTGAGTCGAATACCGAGCGCAAAGGTGTTAAAAAAGTAGTGAGTGCCGTAACGGGCCGCAACAAATCGGAGCGGTCGGGCGAAAGCGCAAACCGCATCACCCTTCTGCGCGATACCAACAACGACGGCAAACCCGACCAGCGCGAAACGTTTCTGACCGGACTGAATCAGCCATTCGGGATGCTCGTACTGGGCAATAACTTTTACGTTGCTAACACCGACGCGCTGCTCATGTTTCCGTACAAGGCCGGGCAAACCAAAATGACATCGGCAGGGAAGAAAATTCTGGATCTGCCCGCCGGTGGATATAATAATCACTGGACGCGCAACCTGCTTGCCAGCCCCGATGGGAAGAAAATCTATGTATCGGTAGGGTCGGGCAGCAACGTGGGCGAGAACGGTATGGAACACGAAGTGCGCCGGGCCTGTATTCTCGAAATCAACCCCGACGGCACCGGCGAACGCATCTATGCCAGCGGCCTGCGCAACCCTGTGGGCATGGATTGGCACCCCGGAACCCAGACATTGTACACGGCTGTGAATGAGCGCGATGAGCTGGGCGATGACCTCGTGCCCGATTACCTGACGAGCGTAAAATCAGGTGCATTTTACGGTTGGCCGTACAGTTATTTCGGGCCGAACGAAGACCCGCGCCGGAAGGGAGAACGCCCTGATTTGGTCAAAAAGGCAGTAATGCCTGATGTGCCGCTGGGCGCGCATACGGCTTCGCTGGGACTGGCGTTTTATGACAGCAAAACCTTCCCGGAGAAGTACCGAAATGGCGCATTTATTGGGCAGCACGGCTCCTGGAATCGTTCCGAATTTTCGGGATACAAAGTCGTTTTCGTGCCGTTCAGCGATGGCAAACCGGGTAAACCCGAAGATTTCCTGACGGGCTTTGTGGCAGGTCAGGATAAAGACGTACATGGCCGACCCGTGGGCGTAACAGTGGCTTCCGATGGCTCAATGCTCGTAGCCGATGATGCTGCCGGTCGCATCTGGCGCGTGTCGGCTCAATAG
- a CDS encoding DUF3471 domain-containing protein, which yields MKTILFCLTLLFAVSAAAQAQTTATTDSLSAYAGSYTFSSGSPINKFAVTAEKGELFGEADSYGKNKLVKQPKADMYQSTSSYGSIITFIRDAATKAVTGLTLTIQGTELSAKKE from the coding sequence ATGAAAACAATACTATTCTGCCTGACGCTGCTGTTCGCCGTATCTGCTGCTGCTCAGGCGCAGACAACCGCCACTACCGATTCGCTCAGTGCCTACGCTGGCTCATATACGTTTAGCAGCGGTAGCCCAATAAACAAATTTGCGGTCACGGCTGAGAAGGGCGAGTTATTTGGCGAAGCCGATAGCTACGGCAAAAACAAATTAGTCAAGCAGCCCAAAGCCGATATGTATCAATCGACCAGTTCATACGGTTCTATCATCACGTTTATTCGCGACGCAGCCACAAAAGCCGTTACGGGCCTCACGCTGACCATTCAGGGTACGGAATTATCGGCGAAGAAAGAGTAG
- a CDS encoding GNAT family N-acetyltransferase, producing the protein MITIRPIAPEQTYPLRHAVLWPDKPFDYVKVENDAEGHHYGAFQADELVAVISLFVEGNVARFRKFAARPDRQRQGIGTQLMNHVIAEARRLGASTLWCDARLDAADFYRRFGMEAVSEVFYKGPIPYAQFSVTL; encoded by the coding sequence ATGATAACGATTCGACCCATCGCGCCCGAACAGACGTACCCGCTCCGCCACGCCGTGCTGTGGCCAGACAAGCCGTTCGATTATGTAAAAGTGGAGAATGATGCCGAGGGACATCACTACGGCGCGTTTCAGGCCGACGAATTAGTGGCTGTCATCTCGCTGTTTGTCGAGGGAAACGTTGCCCGCTTTCGGAAGTTTGCCGCCCGGCCCGACCGGCAGCGGCAGGGTATCGGTACACAGTTGATGAACCACGTCATTGCCGAAGCCCGGCGGCTGGGTGCCTCTACGCTCTGGTGCGACGCCCGGCTCGACGCGGCTGACTTTTACCGACGATTCGGCATGGAAGCCGTCAGCGAAGTTTTTTATAAAGGGCCAATCCCGTATGCCCAATTTTCTGTAACCTTGTAA
- a CDS encoding threonine ammonia-lyase produces MISLESIRDAHDRIRPYIHRTPVLTNHTLNQRAGADLYFKCENFQKIGAFKARGGVNAVLQVAQNREGTAITTHSSGNHAQAVAYAARQVGMPAYIVMPRTAPQVKKDAVRDYGAEVIECEPTLEAREQGVRDVIAQTGAVLVHPFDDERVIAGQATAAKELIEDIGTDAPLDTILAPVGGGGLLSGTALIAHYLSPITRVVAGEPEGAADAVLSFRSGQVEKAPFVDTIADGLLTTLSDRTLSIIRQHVTDILTVSDPEIIAAMRLIWERMKIIVEPSCAVPLAVVLKHPDRFAGQKIGIILTGGNVDLGKLPF; encoded by the coding sequence ATGATTTCGCTCGAATCTATCCGCGACGCCCACGACCGCATTCGGCCTTACATCCACCGAACGCCCGTGCTGACCAATCATACCTTAAACCAACGCGCCGGGGCCGACCTGTATTTCAAATGCGAGAACTTTCAGAAAATCGGGGCATTCAAGGCGCGGGGTGGTGTGAATGCTGTGTTGCAGGTGGCCCAAAACCGTGAAGGAACGGCCATCACCACGCATTCGTCGGGCAACCATGCACAGGCGGTGGCCTATGCGGCCCGGCAGGTGGGTATGCCCGCCTACATCGTAATGCCGCGTACAGCCCCGCAGGTGAAAAAAGATGCCGTGCGTGATTACGGTGCCGAAGTGATTGAGTGTGAGCCAACGCTCGAAGCCCGCGAACAGGGTGTGCGCGACGTGATCGCCCAAACGGGGGCCGTGCTGGTACATCCGTTCGATGATGAGCGCGTGATTGCCGGGCAGGCTACAGCCGCCAAAGAATTAATTGAAGACATTGGAACCGATGCACCGTTGGATACGATTTTGGCCCCCGTGGGTGGGGGAGGACTGTTGAGCGGCACGGCCCTCATAGCTCATTATCTCTCGCCCATAACGCGCGTCGTAGCGGGCGAACCCGAAGGTGCGGCTGATGCTGTGCTGTCGTTTCGGAGCGGGCAGGTCGAAAAAGCACCGTTTGTAGATACCATTGCCGATGGCCTGCTAACCACCCTCAGCGACCGAACATTGAGCATCATCCGTCAGCACGTTACCGATATTCTGACCGTGTCTGATCCCGAAATCATCGCGGCCATGCGGCTGATCTGGGAGCGTATGAAAATCATTGTCGAACCTTCCTGCGCCGTGCCGTTGGCCGTTGTTTTGAAACACCCGGATCGCTTCGCAGGGCAAAAAATCGGTATTATTTTAACCGGCGGAAATGTTGATTTGGGAAAACTGCCATTCTGA
- a CDS encoding sugar phosphate isomerase/epimerase family protein yields MTLNRRLFIAQITGAAAGLAFLPDAFAAPAKKKMFFDISLAEWSLHKELFAKKITNLDFPGLARKEFDISIVEYVSTFFKDKAEDKTYLNDLLARCKDNGVSNHLIMIDGEGGLAELDAAKRSQAVDNHKKWVECAKYLGCKTIRVNAYGQGTAEEVQKAAIDGLGKLGEFAKPVGINIIVENHGGYSSNGQWLATVMKQVGMKNVGTLPDFGNFCIKRNSTDWKICEDQYDRYQGTQELMPFAKGVSAKSYDFDAQGNCIETDYSRIMKIVKDSGFKGIVGIEYEGDKDDERTGIRKTKALLERVGVTV; encoded by the coding sequence ATGACACTCAACCGCCGTTTATTTATTGCACAGATTACCGGAGCCGCTGCCGGGCTGGCCTTTCTGCCCGATGCCTTTGCCGCTCCGGCGAAGAAAAAAATGTTCTTCGACATTTCGCTGGCCGAGTGGTCGCTCCATAAAGAACTGTTTGCCAAAAAGATAACGAACCTCGATTTCCCCGGCCTTGCCCGCAAAGAGTTCGATATCAGCATCGTGGAATACGTCAGCACGTTTTTCAAAGACAAAGCCGAAGATAAAACGTACCTGAACGACTTGCTGGCCCGCTGCAAAGACAACGGCGTGAGCAACCACCTCATCATGATCGACGGTGAGGGCGGGCTGGCCGAACTCGACGCGGCCAAACGCAGTCAGGCGGTCGATAACCACAAAAAATGGGTTGAATGCGCCAAATACCTCGGCTGCAAAACCATTCGTGTAAATGCCTACGGACAAGGCACCGCCGAAGAGGTGCAGAAAGCCGCCATCGACGGTCTGGGCAAGCTGGGCGAGTTTGCCAAACCCGTTGGTATCAACATCATTGTCGAAAACCACGGCGGCTATTCATCCAACGGGCAATGGCTGGCAACGGTCATGAAACAGGTAGGCATGAAGAACGTGGGAACGCTGCCCGACTTCGGCAACTTCTGCATCAAGCGCAACAGCACCGACTGGAAAATCTGCGAAGACCAGTACGACCGCTATCAGGGTACGCAGGAGCTAATGCCCTTTGCCAAAGGCGTTTCGGCCAAAAGCTACGATTTCGACGCGCAGGGCAACTGCATCGAAACCGACTACAGCCGCATCATGAAAATCGTGAAAGACAGCGGCTTTAAAGGCATCGTCGGCATCGAATACGAAGGCGATAAAGACGACGAACGCACGGGCATCCGCAAAACAAAAGCCCTGCTCGAACGGGTTGGCGTTACGGTCTAA